In a genomic window of candidate division WOR-3 bacterium:
- the rpmC gene encoding 50S ribosomal protein L29, whose product MKISELRELSEEELLKTLKDLKEKLFELRTKKVIGSIENPMEIRKIKRDIARVKTILKEKFGKLF is encoded by the coding sequence ATGAAAATTTCTGAACTTAGGGAATTGAGCGAGGAAGAACTTTTAAAAACTTTGAAAGATTTAAAAGAAAAATTGTTTGAGTTAAGGACAAAGAAGGTAATTGGAAGCATTGAAAATCCTATGGAAATAAGAAAAATAAAAAGGGATATTGCAAGAGTTAAAACAATTTTAAAAGAGAAATTTGGTAAACTATTTTAA
- the rplD gene encoding 50S ribosomal protein L4, whose translation MKAKIYDFEGKEIGERKLPESIFGLEPNIHLLWLVTKYYLSRQREGTAKTKTRGEVSGGGRKPWPQKHTGWARHGSIRSPIWRKGGIVFGPRPRDFSIRVPYKAKLKALFIALSDRAKEERLKIISGLSNIGLKTKEGEKVLSNLSLKNKKVILLFGDNERDKFLAFRNIEGVLLKRAIDVNAYEILNSQYVVFSENGLNEFLKLRGRIEGE comes from the coding sequence ATGAAAGCAAAAATTTATGATTTTGAAGGTAAAGAAATTGGTGAAAGAAAATTGCCGGAGAGTATTTTTGGATTAGAACCAAATATTCATCTCCTCTGGCTTGTAACTAAGTATTATCTTTCAAGACAGAGAGAAGGAACTGCAAAGACAAAAACAAGGGGAGAGGTAAGTGGTGGTGGAAGGAAACCTTGGCCACAGAAACATACAGGATGGGCAAGACATGGTTCAATAAGATCACCCATATGGAGAAAGGGAGGTATAGTTTTTGGCCCAAGACCAAGAGATTTTTCAATAAGGGTTCCTTATAAAGCAAAGTTAAAGGCTTTATTTATCGCTTTAAGTGATAGAGCTAAGGAAGAGAGGTTAAAAATAATAAGTGGTTTATCTAATATTGGATTAAAAACAAAAGAAGGTGAAAAAGTTCTTTCCAATCTTTCTCTTAAAAATAAAAAGGTAATTTTACTTTTTGGGGACAATGAGAGGGATAAATTTTTAGCATTTAGAAATATTGAAGGTGTATTGTTGAAAAGGGCTATTGATGTAAATGCCTATGAAATTTTAAATTCTCAATATGTGGTTTTTTCTGAAAATGGTCTAAATGAATTTCTGAAATTAAGAGGGAGGATAGAAGGTGAATAA
- the rpsS gene encoding 30S ribosomal protein S19 codes for MPRSSKKGVYVDPKLLKKIMEIKQKGDTTPIKTYSRRSTVIPEMVGLTIQVHNGRKFIPVYITELMVGHKLGEFAPTRTFRGHKGQREKEAEKEAEKEGGKKE; via the coding sequence ATGCCGAGGTCAAGTAAAAAAGGTGTTTATGTTGATCCCAAACTTTTAAAAAAAATAATGGAAATTAAGCAGAAGGGAGATACTACACCAATAAAAACATACTCCCGAAGAAGTACAGTTATTCCTGAAATGGTTGGTTTAACAATACAGGTTCATAATGGGAGGAAATTCATTCCTGTTTATATTACTGAATTAATGGTAGGTCATAAGTTGGGTGAATTTGCCCCAACAAGAACATTTAGAGGTCATAAGGGGCAAAGGGAAAAAGAAGCTGAAAAAGAAGCTGAAAAAGAAGGTGGTAAAAAAGAATGA
- the rplC gene encoding 50S ribosomal protein L3, whose amino-acid sequence MKAILARKVGMTRIFYEEEITPTTLLHVDNVYVLGIRTEEKDGYNSVKLCIGRKKKKRIKKPLLGEFIKVFGEREEYPAEHIKEVRGEFNPEIFKVGAELSPSIFEVGETVDVIGYTKGRGFSGVVKRWGFAGGPASHGSMSHRRPGSIGQTTDPGRVWKGKKMAGHYGNERETIHNLKVIYLDLENKLIGVKGSVPGPRGSVVIIRSPKRVKIK is encoded by the coding sequence ATGAAAGCCATTCTTGCAAGGAAAGTTGGTATGACAAGAATATTTTATGAGGAGGAGATTACTCCTACTACTCTTTTGCATGTGGATAATGTATATGTTCTTGGAATAAGAACTGAGGAAAAAGATGGATATAATTCTGTCAAACTTTGCATTGGGAGAAAGAAGAAGAAAAGAATTAAAAAACCTCTTTTAGGTGAATTTATAAAAGTTTTTGGTGAGAGAGAAGAATACCCTGCTGAACATATAAAGGAAGTAAGGGGAGAGTTTAATCCCGAAATATTTAAAGTAGGTGCTGAATTAAGCCCTTCTATATTTGAAGTGGGAGAGACAGTAGATGTTATTGGTTATACAAAAGGTAGAGGATTTTCCGGAGTTGTGAAAAGATGGGGATTTGCGGGAGGTCCTGCTTCCCATGGTTCCATGTCCCACAGGAGACCAGGTTCAATAGGACAAACAACTGATCCAGGTAGAGTTTGGAAAGGTAAAAAAATGGCTGGTCACTATGGTAATGAAAGGGAAACTATTCATAATTTGAAAGTTATATATCTTGATCTTGAAAATAAGCTTATAGGTGTTAAAGGTTCTGTTCCAGGACCAAGGGGTAGTGTTGTAATTATAAGGAGTCCAAAAAGGGTAAAAATAAAATGA
- a CDS encoding rod shape-determining protein MreC: MNKNFFAFLLILLSLLSFKKNFKDFLDRKIESYIFYPYLFLYNEIHSFFYIRKEKIEGLKFSLRKKENVPIFVNFPLYYDNFPYPENIIIKGKGEKGDVVVSKAGLVGKVVEKNGDLLKVITIFNKEFKCSLISKYNILSLYQGTGELRGIVNFYPTWGELKKGDTLYTSGLTENFPKNIPAFIVDSFVEKKGEIFYEIYVRPVWRPEKYEFYYTIPPKP, translated from the coding sequence TTGAATAAAAATTTTTTTGCATTTTTATTAATTCTTCTTTCTCTCCTTTCCTTTAAAAAAAATTTTAAGGATTTTCTTGATAGAAAAATAGAAAGTTACATTTTTTATCCCTATTTATTTCTTTATAATGAAATACATTCTTTTTTTTATATAAGAAAAGAAAAAATTGAGGGCTTGAAGTTTTCTTTGAGAAAAAAAGAGAATGTCCCAATATTTGTTAATTTTCCCCTTTATTATGATAACTTTCCATATCCAGAAAATATTATAATTAAGGGAAAAGGTGAAAAAGGCGATGTTGTTGTTTCAAAGGCAGGGCTTGTTGGAAAAGTAGTAGAAAAAAACGGAGACCTTTTAAAAGTAATAACAATTTTTAATAAGGAATTTAAATGTTCCTTGATTTCAAAGTATAATATTTTATCTTTATACCAAGGAACTGGCGAATTAAGAGGAATAGTAAATTTTTATCCAACCTGGGGAGAATTAAAAAAAGGAGATACTCTTTATACTTCTGGTTTAACTGAAAATTTTCCTAAGAATATTCCTGCTTTTATTGTGGATAGTTTTGTTGAAAAAAAAGGTGAAATATTCTATGAAATATATGTTAGGCCTGTATGGAGACCTGAGAAGTATGAATTTTATTATACTATCCCTCCTAAACCATGA
- the rplP gene encoding 50S ribosomal protein L16, producing the protein MLQPKRMKYRKMHRGRRKGKAIDGYYLAFGEYGLKALESAWITANQIEACRLAIGRFLKKGGKLWIRIFPDKPVTKKPAETRMGKGKGNVDHYVAPVKRGKILFELAGVPEESARRAFEIASHKLPIKTRFVSYKEGGV; encoded by the coding sequence ATGTTACAACCTAAGAGAATGAAGTACAGGAAAATGCACAGGGGGAGAAGAAAGGGAAAGGCTATTGATGGATACTATCTTGCTTTTGGTGAATATGGCTTGAAAGCACTGGAGTCAGCTTGGATAACTGCAAATCAGATTGAAGCCTGTAGACTTGCTATAGGTAGATTTCTTAAAAAAGGTGGGAAACTTTGGATTAGAATTTTTCCAGATAAACCAGTTACAAAAAAGCCTGCTGAAACCAGGATGGGTAAAGGAAAAGGTAATGTGGACCATTATGTGGCGCCTGTTAAGAGAGGAAAAATTTTATTTGAACTGGCAGGTGTTCCTGAGGAATCTGCAAGAAGAGCTTTTGAAATTGCTTCTCATAAATTACCAATAAAAACAAGATTTGTAAGTTATAAGGAGGGTGGAGTATGA
- the rplW gene encoding 50S ribosomal protein L23: MNKSPYDIIISPLITEKGTFLREKSNYYVFKVRKDANKKEIKWAIENLYKVKVEKVRTQIVKPKPKRLRNRLYGRTSSWKKAYVKLKEGETIPIYEGV, translated from the coding sequence GTGAATAAAAGCCCATATGATATTATAATTTCACCTCTTATTACTGAGAAAGGAACCTTTTTGAGGGAGAAGTCCAATTATTATGTTTTTAAAGTAAGAAAGGATGCGAATAAAAAAGAGATAAAATGGGCTATTGAAAATTTATATAAAGTAAAAGTTGAAAAAGTAAGAACACAGATAGTGAAACCAAAGCCTAAAAGGTTAAGAAACAGGTTGTATGGTAGAACATCCTCATGGAAAAAGGCATATGTTAAGTTAAAAGAAGGTGAAACTATACCAATTTATGAAGGAGTATAG
- the rplB gene encoding 50S ribosomal protein L2: MGIKKYKPVTPSRRFMTGYTFEEITKTEPEKSLLVPLKKTAGRNNMGRITARFRGGGHKRLYRIIDFKRDKFGIPARVLSIEYDPNRTARIALLCYRDGEKRYILAPEGLKVGDEIVSGPGSLLKIGNTLPLSEIPEGMEIHNIELVPGRGGQLVRSAGSAAIILAKEGNYAHVQLPSGEVRLINIKCLATIGRVSNLDNENILIGKAGRMRWMGRRPHVRGTAMNPCDHPHGGGEGRTKGKIPKTPWGKITKGKKTRNPRKPSSRFIIKRRK; the protein is encoded by the coding sequence ATGGGAATAAAAAAATATAAACCGGTAACTCCTTCCCGTAGGTTTATGACAGGATACACTTTTGAGGAAATAACAAAAACAGAACCAGAAAAAAGTCTTCTTGTTCCTCTAAAGAAGACTGCTGGAAGAAATAATATGGGAAGAATTACTGCAAGGTTCAGAGGTGGGGGACACAAAAGACTTTACAGAATAATTGATTTTAAAAGAGATAAATTTGGAATTCCTGCGAGGGTTTTAAGTATAGAATATGATCCAAATAGAACCGCGAGAATTGCTCTTTTGTGTTATAGAGATGGAGAAAAAAGGTATATTCTTGCTCCAGAGGGTCTTAAGGTTGGTGATGAAATAGTTTCAGGACCCGGTTCTCTTTTGAAGATAGGAAATACTTTGCCTCTGTCAGAAATTCCTGAAGGTATGGAAATTCATAATATAGAACTTGTTCCAGGAAGGGGTGGTCAGCTTGTAAGATCAGCAGGAAGTGCGGCTATAATATTAGCAAAGGAAGGAAATTATGCTCATGTTCAATTGCCTTCAGGTGAAGTAAGGTTAATAAATATAAAGTGTCTTGCAACTATTGGAAGAGTTTCAAATCTTGATAATGAAAATATCCTTATAGGTAAAGCAGGGAGAATGAGATGGATGGGAAGAAGACCTCATGTAAGGGGAACAGCAATGAACCCTTGTGATCATCCTCATGGTGGAGGAGAAGGTAGAACAAAGGGTAAGATTCCAAAAACGCCCTGGGGAAAAATTACAAAAGGTAAGAAAACAAGGAATCCCAGAAAACCTTCAAGTAGATTTATTATTAAAAGGAGAAAGTAA
- the rpsJ gene encoding 30S ribosomal protein S10, which yields MPFTEKIRIKLKSYDPRLIEKSAKRIALTARGTGADVRGPIPLPTKKTLISVIRSPFVHKTSREQFFYSLHKRLIEIVNPTQETVEKLSKLDLPAGVDVKIEVSVEK from the coding sequence ATGCCATTTACAGAAAAAATAAGAATAAAACTTAAGAGTTATGACCCGAGATTAATAGAAAAATCTGCTAAGAGAATAGCATTAACCGCAAGAGGAACTGGTGCAGATGTAAGAGGTCCTATACCACTTCCAACTAAAAAAACATTAATAAGTGTTATAAGAAGTCCATTTGTTCATAAAACTTCAAGAGAGCAGTTTTTTTATTCTCTTCATAAGAGATTGATAGAGATAGTAAATCCCACTCAGGAGACTGTAGAAAAATTATCAAAGCTGGATCTTCCAGCTGGGGTTGATGTTAAAATAGAAGTGAGTGTGGAAAAATGA
- the tuf gene encoding elongation factor Tu, which yields MSKPKFERKKTHVNVGTIGHIDHGKTTLTAAITKVLAKHGLAQEQDYEQVAKADAKLFRRDETKILTVNLAHVEYESEKRHYAHIDCPGHHDYIKNMITGAAQMDGSILVVSAVDSVMPQTREHVLLARQVNVPYIVVYVNKIDAVDDPEIVDLVEEEVRDLLKKYEFPGDRVPVIRGSALNALKCGCGKRECEYCGKIWELLDAMDNYIPDPVREIDKPFLMAIEDVFSITGRGTVVTGRVERGTLRPGEEIEIVGFGPTRKTVATSVEMFRKVLDEARAGDNVGVLLRGIGKDEVERGMVLAKPGSITPHTKFRAQVYVLTKEEGGRHTPFFSGYKPQFYFRTTDVTGTIKLPEGREMVMPGDHVNLEVELMYPVAMEKELRFAIREGGRTVGAGVITDIIE from the coding sequence ATGAGTAAACCCAAGTTTGAAAGAAAAAAGACTCATGTTAATGTAGGAACCATAGGTCATATTGACCATGGTAAAACGACTCTTACTGCTGCTATTACAAAGGTTCTTGCAAAACATGGTCTTGCTCAGGAGCAGGATTATGAGCAGGTGGCAAAAGCTGACGCTAAGCTTTTTAGAAGGGATGAGACAAAGATTTTGACAGTTAATCTTGCTCATGTTGAGTATGAATCAGAAAAAAGGCATTATGCGCATATTGATTGTCCGGGACACCATGATTATATTAAAAATATGATAACAGGTGCTGCTCAGATGGATGGTTCAATTCTTGTAGTTTCAGCAGTTGATTCAGTGATGCCTCAGACAAGAGAGCATGTGCTTCTTGCAAGACAGGTAAATGTGCCCTATATAGTTGTTTATGTTAACAAAATTGACGCAGTTGATGATCCAGAGATAGTTGATCTTGTTGAGGAAGAGGTTAGAGATCTATTGAAAAAGTATGAGTTCCCTGGTGATCGAGTCCCGGTGATTAGAGGGAGCGCTTTAAATGCTTTGAAGTGTGGGTGTGGAAAGAGAGAGTGTGAGTATTGTGGAAAAATATGGGAGTTACTTGATGCTATGGATAATTATATTCCTGATCCGGTAAGAGAAATTGATAAACCATTTTTAATGGCAATTGAGGATGTTTTCTCAATTACAGGAAGAGGAACAGTTGTAACAGGTAGGGTTGAAAGAGGTACTTTAAGACCTGGTGAAGAGATAGAAATTGTTGGTTTTGGACCCACAAGAAAAACAGTTGCTACTTCAGTTGAAATGTTTAGAAAAGTTCTTGATGAAGCAAGAGCAGGTGATAATGTGGGTGTTCTTTTAAGAGGTATAGGAAAGGATGAAGTAGAAAGAGGAATGGTTCTTGCAAAGCCTGGTTCAATAACACCCCATACAAAATTCAGAGCACAGGTTTATGTTCTTACAAAGGAGGAAGGGGGAAGACATACACCTTTCTTCTCAGGATATAAGCCGCAGTTTTATTTCAGAACAACTGATGTTACTGGAACAATAAAACTTCCAGAAGGAAGAGAGATGGTGATGCCTGGTGATCATGTAAACCTTGAAGTTGAACTCATGTATCCTGTTGCTATGGAAAAGGAATTGAGGTTTGCTATTAGAGAAGGTGGAAGAACAGTAGGAGCCGGTGTTATTACAGATATTATAGAGTAA
- a CDS encoding rod shape-determining protein, giving the protein MVNYFKFFNIFLGNELAVDLGTATTLIYLKEKGIILDEPSVVAVEKESGKVIAVGNEAKKMLGKTPGEIVAARPMKDGVIADFVLVQEMLHYFITKVTKKSLFLHPKVLICVPSGITEVEMRAVKDSAIQAGAREVFLVSEPIAAAVGIGLPISEPVGNMVIDVGGGTTEIAVIALNGIVSNVSIRTAGDELDEAIIEYVKRKYNVLIGEQTAEKIKIEIGNCIPLGEEKEMEVRGRDLVRGVPRTIRINSSEVREALKEPLSQIVDATKKALDKTPPELSSDIIDRGIFLTGGGALLKNLDALLQEATGLPVRIADDPRTCVVRGAGKILENLSFYEKVLLKERKKIIE; this is encoded by the coding sequence TTGGTAAACTATTTTAAATTTTTTAATATTTTTCTTGGTAATGAATTAGCTGTTGATTTAGGAACAGCAACCACTCTTATTTATTTAAAAGAAAAAGGAATTATTCTTGATGAGCCTTCTGTTGTTGCTGTTGAAAAAGAATCAGGTAAGGTTATAGCTGTTGGAAATGAAGCCAAAAAAATGCTTGGAAAAACCCCGGGAGAAATTGTAGCTGCAAGACCAATGAAAGATGGAGTTATTGCTGATTTTGTTCTTGTTCAGGAGATGCTTCACTATTTTATTACAAAAGTTACAAAAAAATCCCTTTTTCTGCATCCGAAAGTTTTAATATGTGTTCCCTCCGGTATTACAGAGGTTGAAATGAGGGCAGTGAAAGATTCAGCAATTCAAGCAGGAGCAAGGGAGGTTTTTCTTGTATCAGAACCGATTGCAGCTGCTGTGGGTATAGGTCTTCCAATTTCAGAACCTGTTGGTAATATGGTAATTGATGTAGGTGGTGGTACAACAGAAATTGCGGTTATTGCTTTAAATGGAATTGTTTCAAATGTTTCCATAAGAACTGCCGGTGATGAGCTGGATGAGGCAATTATTGAGTATGTTAAGAGAAAATATAATGTGCTCATAGGAGAGCAAACAGCAGAGAAGATTAAAATAGAGATAGGAAATTGCATACCTCTTGGAGAGGAAAAAGAAATGGAGGTAAGAGGAAGAGACCTTGTAAGGGGGGTTCCAAGAACTATAAGGATTAATTCCTCTGAAGTTAGAGAGGCTTTAAAAGAGCCTCTTTCACAGATAGTAGATGCTACCAAAAAAGCTCTTGATAAAACTCCTCCTGAGCTTTCTTCGGATATTATTGACAGGGGGATTTTTTTAACAGGTGGGGGTGCTTTGCTTAAAAATTTAGATGCCTTATTACAGGAAGCAACAGGTCTTCCTGTTAGAATTGCGGATGATCCAAGGACTTGTGTGGTAAGGGGGGCTGGTAAAATTCTTGAGAATTTATCTTTTTATGAAAAAGTTCTTTTAAAGGAAAGAAAGAAAATTATTGAATAA
- a CDS encoding uL22 family ribosomal protein: MKGIAKIKYLRTSYKKSKRICELVKGKTAKQALDILYFLPQKPAKFLYKAVKSACNSWAVKKGVKFEDVDLNNLLVKVCKADKGPTWRILRPGFRGSPAIARRHTAHFTVIVEEVK, translated from the coding sequence ATGAAAGGGATTGCTAAAATAAAATATTTAAGAACTTCATATAAAAAATCAAAGAGGATTTGCGAGCTTGTTAAAGGTAAAACGGCTAAACAGGCTCTTGATATTCTTTATTTTCTTCCTCAAAAACCTGCAAAATTTTTATATAAAGCAGTTAAATCTGCCTGTAATTCATGGGCTGTGAAAAAAGGGGTGAAGTTTGAGGATGTTGATTTAAATAATTTATTGGTTAAGGTATGTAAAGCTGATAAAGGACCTACATGGAGGATTTTAAGACCTGGTTTTAGAGGTTCCCCAGCTATTGCAAGAAGGCATACTGCCCATTTCACAGTGATTGTAGAGGAGGTAAAATAA
- the rpsC gene encoding 30S ribosomal protein S3, with translation MGQKVHPYGFRLGIYKDWKAHWFSDRKKEYVKYLEEDIKIRQYLRERYKDARVSDIIIDRAGEQITVTIHTASPGMVIGQKGKEIELVKKELSALLKNENITIHVQEIRVPELDAQLVAEGIARRIEQQVSHRRAMKRAVSQAFRMGAKGIKVQCKGRIQGAEIARKEGYMQGRVPLQTIRADIDYGFATAFTRYGTIGVKVWIYKGEILEKPELEEV, from the coding sequence ATGGGTCAAAAAGTTCACCCTTATGGTTTTAGACTTGGTATTTATAAAGATTGGAAAGCTCACTGGTTTAGTGATAGAAAAAAAGAGTATGTTAAATATCTTGAAGAAGATATAAAGATCAGGCAGTATCTTAGAGAAAGGTATAAGGATGCAAGGGTTTCAGATATTATAATTGATAGAGCCGGTGAACAGATTACTGTAACAATTCATACCGCATCACCCGGAATGGTGATTGGACAGAAAGGAAAAGAAATTGAACTTGTTAAAAAGGAACTTTCGGCTCTTTTAAAGAATGAAAATATTACAATTCATGTGCAGGAAATAAGGGTTCCCGAACTGGATGCACAGCTTGTTGCTGAGGGAATTGCAAGAAGAATAGAGCAACAGGTATCTCATAGAAGGGCTATGAAAAGGGCTGTTTCACAGGCTTTTAGAATGGGTGCTAAGGGAATTAAAGTTCAATGCAAGGGTAGAATACAGGGAGCTGAAATAGCAAGAAAGGAAGGTTATATGCAGGGTAGAGTTCCCCTTCAAACAATAAGAGCTGATATTGATTATGGATTTGCAACAGCATTCACAAGGTATGGAACCATAGGTGTAAAGGTATGGATTTATAAAGGTGAAATTCTTGAAAAACCAGAACTTGAGGAGGTTTAA